One genomic segment of Odocoileus virginianus isolate 20LAN1187 ecotype Illinois chromosome X, Ovbor_1.2, whole genome shotgun sequence includes these proteins:
- the LOC110137162 gene encoding mitochondrial pyruvate carrier 2 encodes MSAAGVRGLRATYHRVLDRVELLLPEKLRPLYNHPAGPRTVFFWAPIMKWGLVCAGLADMARPAEKLSTAQSAVLMATGFIWSRYSLVIIPKNWSLFAVNFFVGTAGASQLFRIWRYNQELKAKANK; translated from the coding sequence ATGTCAGCCGCCGGCGTCCGGGGCCTGCGGGCCACCTACCACCGGGTCCTTGATAGAGTGGAGCTCCTGCTGCCTGAAAAACTGAGGCCGTTGTACAACCACCCGGCAGGTCCCAGAACagtatttttctgggctccaattATGAAATGGGGGCTGGTGTGTGCTGGATTGGCTGACATGGCCAGACCTGCAGAGAAACTCAGCACGGCTCAGTCTGCTGTTTTGATGGCTACAGGCTTTATTTGGTCAAGATACTCACTTGTAATTATTCCAAAAAACTGGAGTCTATTTGCTGTTAATTTCTTTGTTGGGACAGCAGGAGCCTCTCAGCTCTTTCGTATTTGGAGATATAACCAAGAACTAAAAgctaaagcaaataaataa